In Nomia melanderi isolate GNS246 chromosome 5, iyNomMela1, whole genome shotgun sequence, a single genomic region encodes these proteins:
- the cnn gene encoding phosphodiesterase 4D interacting protein centrosomin isoform X3, with amino-acid sequence MGCGRSRSEASTLTENTQDRQTQDQVMFGTNARSPGKTSPAGVNESRDRGGRTMKDYEDQLERLKKENFNLKLRIYFLEERMGITAVDENKIKKNIELKVEIESLRQELIEKQGLLSQAAKAIQLIEEQKEVCSRNEAQYQQTLEAEREKIRKLEKEITEYQKKADASIYYKQAFGITSEKAVDNEEKLRQMEEVVASLEAEVEQVTSSLNEERSWTQELETERDELRKRLEAETRLRENLAAERVQEAEGLREKVKELEEELLKKDIDVQQCRNDLTETKRVNKELSVQLENKCQAFDELNTVVEKRKKQVDQLRASVKTRDDALTDLNNKHRTLLSQFENGYAKRSVPCSSSGMKSIEDPLQSRLGQKITNADGTMKRENTCLDWEPNRERSSRAKSPTDILCEETKALKDLMKELEEKDNEVKRRQEKNKQLVLKLCNMQKHAETVDYKLKKLESDHEKAIKTIQGFMERQQQLENSKVIKEQKIIELEMELNRLREGENSKIGRDRRDERNPSNQQRFDEMEAKINDLRDQIETIKAEKSRLETQIQVESQELLGQVQDREQKIETLEIEKQAIKEQLEVKVNEFLKLQEATKNEFESLHEKEGLLRKLQLRDSEIEEKNRKIEQLTKELQVKTQNLQQLVNTELWSKNKEIAKLHNHMTANSSHERSRNKSDIVTESASTQLSTLIKELNDIGIKVTFTNEVIQLNYVDGNEPIDVKTMTDYVQKLLIQKNELEKEVDYLKWLKLVSRPDIASEIDGYGDNQTERDRKYCELLRTHLKDLVKFMKEMLKNVDYADTIRNEQKKIVLDVLANSKILSDDFLNALEGISMNEIPYSIETANVRSIDGSVKKSRSENLLSATKNQTSTQSDSEAFSEPDRTVSMARIGLQEPQQKSLVRSRFSKYTKTFSDSEDSLEYVPYHKTYQNDLNDTEASHQIQELKETNAFLYSELSALRSELSTKISFDCAFDEKITPLIIKLEKSQKFCEKLQTSLDRRIHEVHVLKKESKQNNLRRTQLEKKLADLETMATEMNKQKTELLHYKENAERKAAEMLITLNRENDTLRTRIKKLEDENEAAKANITTLTKELDHLTLSHSQILVENTKLTNDKLRLEQEVRKTESRCDLTVRNIHDKFNKEISDLNQINESHRARLQELEVTNKELRRHVAVCDASDSAPSSSGVSSIPTDGILKQACEDIMQEYQSYNNSQYWFSVNYPTIGGRSKSSCSPDLGIESDAAMSTMRPLKDTLKITESMTNLLSDEDSSNGNRSVRKAGSESPLPIEGLDEVDALKQENETLKRRLMKTRRALEDTFQHLSASNKNKKNVEKAITKQLQITKSILKKTRTFEESLDN; translated from the exons ATGGGATGCGGTAGGTCGCGTTCGGAGGCTTCGACCTTAACCGAGAACACCCAGGACAGACAGACGCAAGATCAAGTCATGTTCG GTACAAATGCAAGATCACCTGGTAAAACCTCCCCGGCGGGGGTTAACGAGTCCAGGGATAGAGGGGGTAGAACAATGAAAGACTACGAGGACCAACTGGAAAGACTCAAGAAGGAGAATTTCAATCTAAAATTACGGATATATTTTCTTGAGGAACGAATGGGCATTACAGCCGTTGATGAAAATAAGATAAAGAAGAATATCGAATTGAAG GTCGAAATCGAATCACTAAGGCAAGAATTGATTGAGAAGCAGGGACTCCTTAGTCAAGCAGCCAAAGCGATTCAGTTAATTGAAGAGCAGAAAGAAGTATGCTCGCGGAATGAGGCTCAATACCAACAAACTCTCGAGGCAGAACGGGAGAAGATCCGGAAATTAGAGAAAG aaataacgGAATACCAGAAAAAGGCAGATGCGTCCATATATTACAAGCAGGCGTTCGGGATTACGTCGGAAAAGGCAGTGgataacgaagaaaaattacgacAAATGGAAGAAGTTGTCGCGTCCCTGGAGGCCGAG GTGGAACAGGTGACGAGTAGCTTGAACGAGGAACGTAGCTGGACACAAGAGCTTGAGACCGAGAGGGACGAACTGAGAAAACGTTTGGAAGCTGAGACACGTTTGAGAGAAAATTTGGCTGCGGAGAGGGTGCAAGAGGCGGAGGGTCTACGGGAGAAAGTCAAAGAACTGGAAGAAGAACTGCTAAAAAAGGACATTGATGTGCAGCAGTGTAGAAACGACTTGACCGAGACGAAACGAGTGAACAAGGAGCTTAGCGTGCAGCTGGAGAACAAATGTCAAGCGTTCGACGAACTGAATACCGTTGtagagaaacgaaagaagcaaGTCGATCAGCTAAGGGCGTCTGTGAAGACCAGGGACGATGCCCTAACGGACCTTAACAATAAACATCGCACGTTGCTATCTCAG TTCGAGAACGGTTATGCCAAACGATCAGTACCCTGCAGTTCGTCGGGAATGAAATCAATTGAAGACCCGTTACAGTCGCGGCTGGGACAGAAAATAACCAACGCTGATGGTACGATGAAGAGAGAAAACACTTGTCTCGATTGGGAACCGAACAGGGAAAGGTCATCGCGAGCAAAGTCGCCGACAGATATTCTCTGTGAAGAGACAAAAGCCCTAAAAGACCTAATGAAG GAATTAGAAGAAAAGGACAACGAAGTAAAACGTCGTCAAGAAAAGAATAAACAGCTTGTGCTGAAACTTTGCAATATGCAGAAGCATGCAGAGACCGTAGATTATAAGCTAAAGAAATTAGAAAGTGATCACGAAAAGGCGATAAAGACCATCCAAGGCTTCATGGAGAGGCAACAGCAATTAGAAAACAGCAAAGTGATAAAGGAACAAAAGATCATAGAATTAGAAATGGAACTGAATCGGCTAAGGGAAGGCGAAAACTCGAAGATAGGAAGGGACAGAAGGGACGAGCGTAATCCCAGCAATCAG CAACGATTCGATGAAATGGAAGCGAAAATAAACGACCTACGAGACCAAATAGAGACCATCAAGGCTGAGAAGAGTCGTTTGGAGACCCAGATACAAGTTGAATCGCAG GAACTATTAGGCCAAGTACAAGACAGGGAACAGAAGATAGAGACTTTAGAAATCGAGAAGCAAGCGATAAAAGAGCAGCTGGAAGTCAAGGTTAACGAATTTCTGAAACTACAGGAAGCTACGAAAAACGAATTCGAGAGCCTACACGAAAAAGAGGGCCTTTTACGCAAGTTACAACTTCGAGACAGTGAAATCGAGGAAAAGAACCGAAAGATCGAGCAACTGACGAAAGAGTTGCAGGTGAAGACGCAAAACCTGCAGCAGCTGGTGAACACAGAATTGTGGAGCAAGAACAAGGAAATCGCGAAGCTCCACAACCACATGACTGCGAACAGCAGCCACGAGAGAAGCCGAAATAAATCGGACATCGTGACAGAAAGCGCTAGTACACAGCTGTCTACGCTTATCAAAGAGTTAAACGACATTGGTATTAAGGTGACGTTTACCAATGAAGTGATCCAACTGAATTACGTCGACGGGAATGAACCCATAGACGTAAAGACTATGACGGACTATGTACAGAAGCTGTTGATCCAGAAAAACGAGCTGGAAAAGGAAGTCGATTACTTGAAATGGCTGAAGCTGGTCTCTAGACCGGACATTGCTTCCGAAATCGATGGATATGGAGATAATCAGACGGAGAGAGACAGAAAATACTGCGAATTATTGCGTACACACTTAAAAGACCTGGTGAAGTTTATGAAGGAAATGCTGAAGAACGTCGATTACGCTGATACTATCAGGAACGAACAGAAGAAGATCGTTCTTGATGTCCTCGCCAATTCGAAGATATTGTCTGATGATTTCTTGAATGCTCTAGAAGGAATTTCGATGAACGAGATTCCGTACAGTATTGAAACAGCGAATGTAAGATCGATTGATGGCTCGGTAAAGAAAAGTCGATCCGAAAATCTATTGAGTGCTACGAAAAATCAAACGTCCACGCAGTCAGACTCCGAGGCGTTCTCCGAACCTGATAGAACGGTGTCTATGGCCAGGATTGGGCTGCAGGAACCGCAACAAAAATCGCTGGTTCGATCCAGGTTCTCCAAATATACGAAAACGTTCAGTGATTCTGAAGATTCTCTCGAATACGTGCCTTATCATAAGACTTACCAAAATGATTTGAACGATACCGAGGCTAGCCATCAGATACAAGAACTGAAGGAGACCAATGCTTTCCTGTATTCGGAGCTTAGCGCTCTTAGGAGTGAATTGAGCACTAAGATTTCCTTCGATTGC gCATTTGATGAAAAAATAACGCCGTTGATTATCAAATTGGAAAAATCGCAGAAATTCTGCGAAAAGTTACAGACATCTTTGGACAGAAGAATACACGAAGTTCATGTGTTAAAGAAGGAAAGCAAGCAGAACAACTTGCGCAGAACACAACTAGAAAAGAAGTTAGCCGATTTAGAGACTATGGCTACAGAAATGAACAAGCAAAAAACAGAATTATTGCATTATAAAGAAAATGCGGAAAGAAAAGCCGCCGAGATGCTCATTACGCTTAACAGAGAAAACGATACG TTGAGAACACGAATTAAGAAACTAGAAGATGAAAATGAAGCTGCCAAAGCAAACATAACAACTTTAACGAAAGAACTGGACCATTTAACTCTTTCACACAGTCAAATTTTAGTTGAAAACACCAAATTGACCAATGATAAATTACGCTTGGAGCAGGAAGTTAGAAAAACGGAAAGCAGGTGTGACTTGACTGTTCGTAATATTCATGACAAATTTAACAAGGAG atCTCGGATCTAAATCAAATCAATGAGTCGCACAGGGCGCGGTTACAGGAATTGGAAGTAACTAATAAAGAATTGCGAAGGCACGTTGCAGTTTGCGACGCAAGTGATTCAGCGCCAAGTTCGAGCGGCGTATCCTCAATACCTACGGATGGTATACTTAAGCAAGCTTGTGAGGATATCATGCAAGAATATCAATCATATAAC AATTCGCAGTACTGGTTTTCCGTAAATTATCCGACAATTGGTGGACGTAGTAAATCGAGTTGTTCACCAGATTTAGGGATTGAGAGTGATGCGGCTATGAGTACAATGAGGCCGTTGAAAGACACTTTAAAGATTACGGAATCAATGACCAATCTACTGAGCGATGAAGATAGCAGCAATGGTAACAGGTCCGTTCGAAAAGCAGGTAGCGAGAGTCCATTGCCGATAGAAG GTTTAGACGAAGTAGACGCCTTGAAGCAAGAAAATGAAACGCTCAAGAGAAGGTTAATGAAAACGAGAAGAGCATTGGAGGACACTTTCCAACATTTGTCTGCATCaaataagaataagaaaaatgttgaaaaggcGATAACGAAGCAATTGCAAATTACCAAAAGTATTCTGAAGAAGACGAGAACATTCGAGGAATCGTTAGATAATTAA
- the cnn gene encoding phosphodiesterase 4D interacting protein centrosomin isoform X1, translating into MRNNYRNMFSTGYGCSNQQQNSPPSPTRTGVWGSVYSPFRNTNMSLQDITMNSTLHINTGTNARSPGKTSPAGVNESRDRGGRTMKDYEDQLERLKKENFNLKLRIYFLEERMGITAVDENKIKKNIELKVEIESLRQELIEKQGLLSQAAKAIQLIEEQKEVCSRNEAQYQQTLEAEREKIRKLEKEITEYQKKADASIYYKQAFGITSEKAVDNEEKLRQMEEVVASLEAEVEQVTSSLNEERSWTQELETERDELRKRLEAETRLRENLAAERVQEAEGLREKVKELEEELLKKDIDVQQCRNDLTETKRVNKELSVQLENKCQAFDELNTVVEKRKKQVDQLRASVKTRDDALTDLNNKHRTLLSQFENGYAKRSVPCSSSGMKSIEDPLQSRLGQKITNADGTMKRENTCLDWEPNRERSSRAKSPTDILCEETKALKDLMKELEEKDNEVKRRQEKNKQLVLKLCNMQKHAETVDYKLKKLESDHEKAIKTIQGFMERQQQLENSKVIKEQKIIELEMELNRLREGENSKIGRDRRDERNPSNQQRFDEMEAKINDLRDQIETIKAEKSRLETQIQVESQELLGQVQDREQKIETLEIEKQAIKEQLEVKVNEFLKLQEATKNEFESLHEKEGLLRKLQLRDSEIEEKNRKIEQLTKELQVKTQNLQQLVNTELWSKNKEIAKLHNHMTANSSHERSRNKSDIVTESASTQLSTLIKELNDIGIKVTFTNEVIQLNYVDGNEPIDVKTMTDYVQKLLIQKNELEKEVDYLKWLKLVSRPDIASEIDGYGDNQTERDRKYCELLRTHLKDLVKFMKEMLKNVDYADTIRNEQKKIVLDVLANSKILSDDFLNALEGISMNEIPYSIETANVRSIDGSVKKSRSENLLSATKNQTSTQSDSEAFSEPDRTVSMARIGLQEPQQKSLVRSRFSKYTKTFSDSEDSLEYVPYHKTYQNDLNDTEASHQIQELKETNAFLYSELSALRSELSTKISFDCAFDEKITPLIIKLEKSQKFCEKLQTSLDRRIHEVHVLKKESKQNNLRRTQLEKKLADLETMATEMNKQKTELLHYKENAERKAAEMLITLNRENDTLRTRIKKLEDENEAAKANITTLTKELDHLTLSHSQILVENTKLTNDKLRLEQEVRKTESRCDLTVRNIHDKFNKEISDLNQINESHRARLQELEVTNKELRRHVAVCDASDSAPSSSGVSSIPTDGILKQACEDIMQEYQSYNNSQYWFSVNYPTIGGRSKSSCSPDLGIESDAAMSTMRPLKDTLKITESMTNLLSDEDSSNGNRSVRKAGSESPLPIEGLDEVDALKQENETLKRRLMKTRRALEDTFQHLSASNKNKKNVEKAITKQLQITKSILKKTRTFEESLDN; encoded by the exons GTACAAATGCAAGATCACCTGGTAAAACCTCCCCGGCGGGGGTTAACGAGTCCAGGGATAGAGGGGGTAGAACAATGAAAGACTACGAGGACCAACTGGAAAGACTCAAGAAGGAGAATTTCAATCTAAAATTACGGATATATTTTCTTGAGGAACGAATGGGCATTACAGCCGTTGATGAAAATAAGATAAAGAAGAATATCGAATTGAAG GTCGAAATCGAATCACTAAGGCAAGAATTGATTGAGAAGCAGGGACTCCTTAGTCAAGCAGCCAAAGCGATTCAGTTAATTGAAGAGCAGAAAGAAGTATGCTCGCGGAATGAGGCTCAATACCAACAAACTCTCGAGGCAGAACGGGAGAAGATCCGGAAATTAGAGAAAG aaataacgGAATACCAGAAAAAGGCAGATGCGTCCATATATTACAAGCAGGCGTTCGGGATTACGTCGGAAAAGGCAGTGgataacgaagaaaaattacgacAAATGGAAGAAGTTGTCGCGTCCCTGGAGGCCGAG GTGGAACAGGTGACGAGTAGCTTGAACGAGGAACGTAGCTGGACACAAGAGCTTGAGACCGAGAGGGACGAACTGAGAAAACGTTTGGAAGCTGAGACACGTTTGAGAGAAAATTTGGCTGCGGAGAGGGTGCAAGAGGCGGAGGGTCTACGGGAGAAAGTCAAAGAACTGGAAGAAGAACTGCTAAAAAAGGACATTGATGTGCAGCAGTGTAGAAACGACTTGACCGAGACGAAACGAGTGAACAAGGAGCTTAGCGTGCAGCTGGAGAACAAATGTCAAGCGTTCGACGAACTGAATACCGTTGtagagaaacgaaagaagcaaGTCGATCAGCTAAGGGCGTCTGTGAAGACCAGGGACGATGCCCTAACGGACCTTAACAATAAACATCGCACGTTGCTATCTCAG TTCGAGAACGGTTATGCCAAACGATCAGTACCCTGCAGTTCGTCGGGAATGAAATCAATTGAAGACCCGTTACAGTCGCGGCTGGGACAGAAAATAACCAACGCTGATGGTACGATGAAGAGAGAAAACACTTGTCTCGATTGGGAACCGAACAGGGAAAGGTCATCGCGAGCAAAGTCGCCGACAGATATTCTCTGTGAAGAGACAAAAGCCCTAAAAGACCTAATGAAG GAATTAGAAGAAAAGGACAACGAAGTAAAACGTCGTCAAGAAAAGAATAAACAGCTTGTGCTGAAACTTTGCAATATGCAGAAGCATGCAGAGACCGTAGATTATAAGCTAAAGAAATTAGAAAGTGATCACGAAAAGGCGATAAAGACCATCCAAGGCTTCATGGAGAGGCAACAGCAATTAGAAAACAGCAAAGTGATAAAGGAACAAAAGATCATAGAATTAGAAATGGAACTGAATCGGCTAAGGGAAGGCGAAAACTCGAAGATAGGAAGGGACAGAAGGGACGAGCGTAATCCCAGCAATCAG CAACGATTCGATGAAATGGAAGCGAAAATAAACGACCTACGAGACCAAATAGAGACCATCAAGGCTGAGAAGAGTCGTTTGGAGACCCAGATACAAGTTGAATCGCAG GAACTATTAGGCCAAGTACAAGACAGGGAACAGAAGATAGAGACTTTAGAAATCGAGAAGCAAGCGATAAAAGAGCAGCTGGAAGTCAAGGTTAACGAATTTCTGAAACTACAGGAAGCTACGAAAAACGAATTCGAGAGCCTACACGAAAAAGAGGGCCTTTTACGCAAGTTACAACTTCGAGACAGTGAAATCGAGGAAAAGAACCGAAAGATCGAGCAACTGACGAAAGAGTTGCAGGTGAAGACGCAAAACCTGCAGCAGCTGGTGAACACAGAATTGTGGAGCAAGAACAAGGAAATCGCGAAGCTCCACAACCACATGACTGCGAACAGCAGCCACGAGAGAAGCCGAAATAAATCGGACATCGTGACAGAAAGCGCTAGTACACAGCTGTCTACGCTTATCAAAGAGTTAAACGACATTGGTATTAAGGTGACGTTTACCAATGAAGTGATCCAACTGAATTACGTCGACGGGAATGAACCCATAGACGTAAAGACTATGACGGACTATGTACAGAAGCTGTTGATCCAGAAAAACGAGCTGGAAAAGGAAGTCGATTACTTGAAATGGCTGAAGCTGGTCTCTAGACCGGACATTGCTTCCGAAATCGATGGATATGGAGATAATCAGACGGAGAGAGACAGAAAATACTGCGAATTATTGCGTACACACTTAAAAGACCTGGTGAAGTTTATGAAGGAAATGCTGAAGAACGTCGATTACGCTGATACTATCAGGAACGAACAGAAGAAGATCGTTCTTGATGTCCTCGCCAATTCGAAGATATTGTCTGATGATTTCTTGAATGCTCTAGAAGGAATTTCGATGAACGAGATTCCGTACAGTATTGAAACAGCGAATGTAAGATCGATTGATGGCTCGGTAAAGAAAAGTCGATCCGAAAATCTATTGAGTGCTACGAAAAATCAAACGTCCACGCAGTCAGACTCCGAGGCGTTCTCCGAACCTGATAGAACGGTGTCTATGGCCAGGATTGGGCTGCAGGAACCGCAACAAAAATCGCTGGTTCGATCCAGGTTCTCCAAATATACGAAAACGTTCAGTGATTCTGAAGATTCTCTCGAATACGTGCCTTATCATAAGACTTACCAAAATGATTTGAACGATACCGAGGCTAGCCATCAGATACAAGAACTGAAGGAGACCAATGCTTTCCTGTATTCGGAGCTTAGCGCTCTTAGGAGTGAATTGAGCACTAAGATTTCCTTCGATTGC gCATTTGATGAAAAAATAACGCCGTTGATTATCAAATTGGAAAAATCGCAGAAATTCTGCGAAAAGTTACAGACATCTTTGGACAGAAGAATACACGAAGTTCATGTGTTAAAGAAGGAAAGCAAGCAGAACAACTTGCGCAGAACACAACTAGAAAAGAAGTTAGCCGATTTAGAGACTATGGCTACAGAAATGAACAAGCAAAAAACAGAATTATTGCATTATAAAGAAAATGCGGAAAGAAAAGCCGCCGAGATGCTCATTACGCTTAACAGAGAAAACGATACG TTGAGAACACGAATTAAGAAACTAGAAGATGAAAATGAAGCTGCCAAAGCAAACATAACAACTTTAACGAAAGAACTGGACCATTTAACTCTTTCACACAGTCAAATTTTAGTTGAAAACACCAAATTGACCAATGATAAATTACGCTTGGAGCAGGAAGTTAGAAAAACGGAAAGCAGGTGTGACTTGACTGTTCGTAATATTCATGACAAATTTAACAAGGAG atCTCGGATCTAAATCAAATCAATGAGTCGCACAGGGCGCGGTTACAGGAATTGGAAGTAACTAATAAAGAATTGCGAAGGCACGTTGCAGTTTGCGACGCAAGTGATTCAGCGCCAAGTTCGAGCGGCGTATCCTCAATACCTACGGATGGTATACTTAAGCAAGCTTGTGAGGATATCATGCAAGAATATCAATCATATAAC AATTCGCAGTACTGGTTTTCCGTAAATTATCCGACAATTGGTGGACGTAGTAAATCGAGTTGTTCACCAGATTTAGGGATTGAGAGTGATGCGGCTATGAGTACAATGAGGCCGTTGAAAGACACTTTAAAGATTACGGAATCAATGACCAATCTACTGAGCGATGAAGATAGCAGCAATGGTAACAGGTCCGTTCGAAAAGCAGGTAGCGAGAGTCCATTGCCGATAGAAG GTTTAGACGAAGTAGACGCCTTGAAGCAAGAAAATGAAACGCTCAAGAGAAGGTTAATGAAAACGAGAAGAGCATTGGAGGACACTTTCCAACATTTGTCTGCATCaaataagaataagaaaaatgttgaaaaggcGATAACGAAGCAATTGCAAATTACCAAAAGTATTCTGAAGAAGACGAGAACATTCGAGGAATCGTTAGATAATTAA